The following coding sequences are from one Panicum hallii strain FIL2 chromosome 5, PHallii_v3.1, whole genome shotgun sequence window:
- the LOC112892582 gene encoding uncharacterized protein LOC112892582, protein MGLDISKILTPSRAPFYGIISGNSATPLSLVVLPVTFGTKVNYRTEYIKFKVANFDSSYHAIFGRPALAKFMAMPHYIYLLLKMPGKTSILTLRGDLKKSYDCDQQANEYATTSQVVEPSAEVLATTQNLIDLEMEIFS, encoded by the coding sequence atgggcctggatatCTCCAAGATACTCACCCCCAGCAgagctcctttctacggcatcatctCGGGAAACTCGGCTACACCACTCAGTttagtggtcctgccagttacCTTTGGGACAAAAGttaactaccgcactgagtacatcaagttcaaggtggccaacttcgactCATCATATCATGCCATCTTTGGTAGACCGGCACTGGCCAAGTTCATGGCCATGCCCCACTAcatctacctgctactcaagatgccaggcaagacaagCATACTCACActccgtggcgacctgaagaagtcgtacgactgcgaccAGCAAGCGAATGAGTATGCCACAACATCACAGGTGGTAGAGCcgtctgcagaagtactcgcgaCCACGCAGAACCTCATTGACTTAGAGATGGAGATCTTTAGCTAG